The following coding sequences lie in one uncultured Mailhella sp. genomic window:
- a CDS encoding F0F1 ATP synthase subunit epsilon: protein MEGLRLDIVTPDKVVLQADVEYVGASGVDGQFGLLPSHAAMLSALKIGDLYYRQGGTTKWVFVSGGFAQIADNKVTILAEAAELASDIDVDRAEQAKARAEQRLSDPKPDTDVHRAELALTRAIARIRVARR, encoded by the coding sequence ATGGAAGGTCTTCGTCTCGATATCGTCACGCCCGACAAGGTTGTGCTTCAGGCGGACGTGGAATATGTGGGCGCGAGCGGCGTGGACGGTCAGTTCGGCCTCCTGCCTTCCCATGCGGCCATGCTTTCCGCGCTGAAGATCGGCGACCTGTACTATCGTCAGGGCGGCACGACGAAATGGGTCTTCGTATCCGGAGGATTCGCCCAGATCGCCGACAACAAGGTGACCATTCTGGCGGAAGCCGCCGAACTGGCCTCCGACATCGACGTGGACAGGGCGGAACAGGCCAAGGCCCGCGCCGAACAGCGTCTGTCCGATCCCAAGCCCGATACGGACGTGCACCGGGCCGAGCTTGCGCTCACCCGCGCCATCGCCCGCATTCGCGTCGCAAGGCGCTGA
- a CDS encoding F0F1 ATP synthase subunit gamma, which translates to MPSLKDVKLQIAGVGKTKQITRAMGMVASAKLRGAQNRIERFRPYAEKFGEMLGDLAARTEEAAHPLLQVHKEVKSAVVVLLSSDRGLCGGFNVNLISTALDLARAKTEEGLSVRFICVGRKGRDAVRKTSYEIIESYGDVMGSFDFRLAARLGGKVSQLYESGEADEVYLVYSEFAGMTRQIPTKMELLPVTAAAREEDGNKPAAECLYEPEVGVLLAELLPRYVNVQIYRGLLDNSASENAARMAAMDNATRNCDELTNSLTLLYNKTRQAAITNELIDIVGGANAQQSQ; encoded by the coding sequence ATGCCTTCGTTGAAAGATGTAAAACTCCAGATAGCTGGCGTCGGCAAGACCAAGCAGATCACGAGGGCCATGGGCATGGTCGCCTCGGCGAAGCTGCGCGGCGCTCAGAACCGCATCGAACGGTTCCGCCCCTACGCGGAAAAGTTCGGCGAGATGCTGGGCGATCTTGCCGCCAGAACGGAAGAAGCGGCTCATCCGCTGCTTCAGGTCCACAAGGAGGTGAAGTCGGCGGTGGTCGTGCTTCTTTCCTCCGATCGCGGCCTGTGCGGGGGCTTCAACGTCAATCTGATATCTACCGCTCTCGATCTGGCCCGCGCCAAGACCGAGGAGGGGCTGAGCGTCCGGTTCATCTGCGTGGGCCGGAAGGGCCGCGACGCGGTGCGCAAGACCTCCTACGAGATCATCGAATCGTACGGAGACGTCATGGGTTCCTTCGATTTCCGCCTGGCGGCCCGTCTGGGCGGAAAGGTGTCGCAGCTTTATGAAAGCGGCGAGGCCGATGAAGTGTACCTCGTGTACAGCGAGTTTGCGGGCATGACGCGCCAGATTCCCACGAAGATGGAGCTTCTGCCCGTGACCGCAGCCGCCAGGGAAGAGGACGGCAACAAGCCGGCGGCCGAATGCCTGTACGAACCCGAAGTCGGGGTTCTGCTGGCGGAACTGCTGCCCCGCTATGTGAACGTTCAGATCTACCGCGGACTTCTCGACAACTCCGCCAGCGAGAACGCAGCGCGCATGGCCGCCATGGACAACGCCACGCGCAACTGCGACGAACTGACCAATTCTCTGACGCTTCTTTACAACAAGACCCGTCAGGCTGCCATCACCAACGAACTTATCGACATCGTTGGCGGCGCAAATGCGCAGCAAAGCCAGTAG
- the atpD gene encoding F0F1 ATP synthase subunit beta, producing the protein MTANKGHIVQVIGAVVDVAFPEGQLPNILNALEINNINNPNATDLVCEVAQHLGNNVVRTIAMDSTDGLVRGMEVVDTGKPIMTPVGKAAIGRILNVVGRPVDGLGPIETDKYFPIHRPAPAFTELNTKVELLETGIKVVDLLIPFPKGGKIGLFGGAGVGKTVILMEMINNIAKQHGGNSVFAGVGERTREGNDLYGELKEAGVLERAVLVYGQMNEPPGARARVALTALACAEYFRDEEHQDVLLFIDNIFRFTQAGSEVSALLGRMPSAVGYQPTLGTDLGGLQERITSTSAGSITSVQAVYVPADDLTDPAPATTFAHLDGTLVLNRSIAELGIYPAVDPLDSTSRILDPNVVGEEHYSVARRVQQVLQKYKDLQDIIAILGMDELSDEDKMTVARARRIQRFLSQPFHVAEVFSGIPGVYVKLEDTIKGFKGLLEGEYDYLSETDVFNVGSIDMAIEKYNKRQQA; encoded by the coding sequence ATGACAGCAAACAAAGGCCATATTGTGCAGGTCATCGGCGCTGTTGTGGACGTAGCTTTCCCCGAGGGACAGCTGCCGAACATCCTCAACGCGCTTGAGATCAATAATATCAACAACCCCAACGCCACGGACCTCGTCTGCGAAGTCGCCCAGCACCTGGGCAACAACGTGGTGCGCACCATCGCCATGGACAGCACCGACGGTCTGGTTCGCGGCATGGAAGTGGTCGATACCGGCAAGCCCATCATGACCCCTGTGGGCAAGGCTGCCATCGGCCGCATCCTGAACGTGGTCGGTCGTCCCGTGGACGGTCTCGGCCCGATCGAAACGGACAAGTACTTCCCCATCCATCGTCCCGCCCCGGCGTTCACCGAACTGAACACCAAGGTGGAACTGCTGGAAACCGGCATCAAGGTCGTGGACCTGCTCATTCCGTTCCCCAAGGGCGGCAAGATCGGTCTGTTCGGCGGCGCCGGCGTGGGCAAGACCGTTATCCTCATGGAAATGATCAACAACATCGCCAAGCAGCACGGCGGCAACTCCGTGTTTGCGGGTGTTGGCGAACGTACCCGTGAGGGCAACGACCTCTACGGCGAACTCAAGGAAGCCGGAGTTCTGGAACGCGCCGTGCTTGTTTACGGCCAGATGAACGAACCCCCGGGAGCCCGTGCCCGCGTGGCCCTCACCGCCCTTGCCTGCGCCGAGTACTTCCGCGACGAAGAACATCAGGACGTGCTGCTCTTCATCGACAACATCTTCCGCTTCACGCAGGCCGGCTCCGAAGTGTCCGCACTGCTCGGCCGCATGCCTTCGGCCGTGGGCTATCAGCCCACCCTCGGCACCGACCTCGGCGGTCTCCAGGAACGCATCACCTCCACCTCCGCAGGCTCCATCACCTCCGTGCAGGCCGTGTACGTTCCCGCCGACGACCTTACCGACCCGGCTCCCGCCACTACCTTCGCTCACCTCGACGGCACGCTGGTGCTCAACCGTTCCATCGCCGAACTGGGCATTTACCCGGCCGTGGACCCGCTTGACTCCACCTCGCGCATCCTTGATCCGAACGTGGTCGGCGAAGAACACTATTCCGTGGCCCGCCGCGTTCAGCAGGTGCTGCAGAAGTACAAGGACCTTCAGGACATCATCGCCATCCTCGGCATGGACGAACTTTCCGACGAGGACAAGATGACCGTGGCCCGCGCCCGCCGCATTCAGCGCTTCCTGTCGCAGCCTTTCCATGTGGCAGAAGTGTTCTCCGGCATTCCCGGCGTGTATGTGAAACTGGAAGACACCATCAAGGGCTTCAAGGGTCTGCTTGAAGGCGAATACGACTATCTCTCCGAGACCGACGTGTTCAACGTGGGCAGCATCGACATGGCCATTGAAAAGTACAACAAGCGTCAGCAGGCATAA
- the atpA gene encoding F0F1 ATP synthase subunit alpha, whose protein sequence is MHIKAEEIGKIIEEQIRNYDQHVEMSETGTVMYVGDGIARVYGVRNAMSMELLEFPGGLMGMVLNLEEDNVGVALLGDDTGIKEGDPVKRTGRIFSVPVGPAVAGRVLNPLGQPIDGLGPVESTEIRPVELKAPGIMQRKSVHEPMVTGIKAIDAITPIGRGQRELIIGDRQVGKTAICVDAILAQKGTGVHCFYVAIGQKKSTVALVAETLRQHGAMEYTTIVSASASESAPLQYIAPYSGCTMAEFYRDNGEHALIIYDDLSKQAVAYRQMSLLLRRPPGREAFPGDVFYLHSRLLERAAKLSDELGAGSLTALPVIETQAGDVSAYIPTNVISITDGQVFLETNLFNAGIRPAINVGISVSRVGGAAQIKAMKQVAGSLRLDLAHYREMAAFAQFGSDLDKDTKAILDRGARMTELLKQPQYHPMPTEEQVASIFAASRGFLDDIEVKDVLPFEGGMLEMLRTEKPDILADIRDRKKLDDDLEARLSAAIKEFKVSFKARG, encoded by the coding sequence ATGCACATCAAGGCTGAAGAGATCGGAAAGATCATCGAGGAGCAGATCCGCAACTACGACCAGCATGTGGAAATGAGCGAGACCGGCACCGTCATGTACGTGGGCGACGGCATCGCCCGCGTGTACGGCGTGCGGAATGCCATGTCGATGGAGCTGCTGGAGTTTCCCGGCGGACTCATGGGCATGGTGCTCAACCTCGAAGAAGACAACGTCGGCGTCGCCCTGCTCGGCGACGACACCGGCATCAAGGAAGGCGATCCGGTCAAGCGTACCGGCCGCATCTTCTCTGTGCCGGTGGGACCCGCCGTCGCCGGACGCGTGCTGAACCCGCTGGGTCAGCCCATCGACGGTCTGGGACCCGTGGAAAGCACGGAAATCCGTCCCGTGGAACTTAAAGCTCCCGGCATCATGCAGCGCAAGAGCGTTCATGAACCCATGGTGACGGGCATCAAGGCCATCGACGCCATCACGCCCATCGGCCGCGGTCAGCGCGAACTCATCATCGGCGACCGTCAGGTGGGCAAGACCGCCATCTGCGTGGACGCCATCCTTGCCCAGAAGGGCACCGGCGTTCACTGCTTCTACGTGGCCATCGGTCAGAAGAAGTCCACCGTGGCTCTGGTGGCGGAAACCCTCCGCCAGCACGGCGCCATGGAATACACCACCATCGTGTCCGCCTCGGCTTCGGAATCCGCGCCTCTGCAGTACATCGCGCCGTATTCCGGCTGCACCATGGCCGAATTCTACCGCGACAACGGCGAACACGCGCTCATTATTTACGACGACCTTTCCAAGCAGGCCGTGGCCTATCGCCAGATGTCCCTGCTGCTCCGTCGTCCTCCGGGACGTGAAGCCTTCCCCGGCGACGTGTTCTACCTGCACTCCCGCCTGCTCGAACGCGCGGCCAAGCTCAGCGACGAGCTGGGCGCCGGTTCTCTGACGGCTCTGCCCGTCATCGAAACGCAGGCCGGCGACGTTTCCGCCTACATCCCCACCAACGTGATCTCCATCACCGACGGTCAGGTGTTCCTGGAAACGAACCTGTTCAACGCCGGCATCCGTCCCGCCATCAACGTGGGCATCTCCGTGTCCCGCGTGGGCGGCGCCGCCCAGATCAAGGCCATGAAGCAGGTGGCAGGCTCGCTGCGTCTGGACCTCGCCCACTACCGCGAAATGGCCGCCTTCGCCCAGTTCGGTTCCGATCTGGACAAGGACACCAAGGCCATTCTCGATCGCGGCGCCCGCATGACGGAGCTGCTCAAGCAGCCTCAGTATCATCCCATGCCCACGGAAGAGCAGGTGGCCTCCATCTTTGCTGCTTCCCGCGGCTTCCTGGACGACATCGAGGTGAAAGACGTGCTGCCGTTTGAAGGCGGCATGCTGGAAATGCTTCGCACCGAAAAGCCCGATATCCTCGCCGATATCCGCGATCGCAAGAAGCTGGACGACGATCTGGAAGCCCGTCTTTCCGCGGCCATCAAAGAGTTCAAGGTATCCTTCAAGGCGCGGGGGTAA
- a CDS encoding ATP synthase F0 subunit B: protein MQRIYGIVTACALVLISCQVASASDGHSLPWGDFLLRVINAAIFVGIIWYAAGKLIKKFFTGRREEIVQEMDDLAKRKQEAEARLAEVERQIADVEAECAKLLEEGRAQAERIKAAIVSEAEAQAAHIVEQAKKGAEQEGKAELEAIRERMADTIVAEVEKSLRDRLDATTHQKLIDKSLTKVVLQ, encoded by the coding sequence GTGCAAAGAATCTATGGTATAGTGACGGCCTGCGCTCTGGTCCTGATTTCCTGCCAGGTTGCGTCCGCGAGCGACGGGCATTCCCTGCCGTGGGGAGACTTTCTGCTGCGCGTGATCAATGCCGCCATCTTTGTCGGCATCATCTGGTACGCGGCAGGCAAGCTCATCAAAAAGTTTTTCACGGGTCGCCGTGAGGAAATCGTTCAGGAAATGGACGATCTGGCCAAACGCAAGCAGGAGGCCGAGGCCCGGCTTGCCGAGGTCGAGCGTCAGATAGCCGACGTGGAAGCGGAATGCGCAAAGCTTCTGGAAGAAGGCCGCGCGCAGGCGGAACGCATCAAGGCCGCCATCGTGTCCGAGGCCGAGGCCCAGGCCGCCCACATTGTGGAGCAGGCGAAGAAGGGCGCGGAGCAGGAAGGCAAGGCCGAGCTTGAAGCCATTCGCGAACGTATGGCCGACACCATCGTTGCGGAGGTGGAAAAGAGCCTTCGCGACAGGCTGGATGCCACGACGCATCAGAAACTGATCGACAAATCGTTGACCAAGGTGGTGCTGCAGTGA
- the atpH gene encoding ATP synthase F1 subunit delta, whose translation MIGNVVSRRYASALFSIGKEAGMAELERYGASLSALGEAVEKTPQLAEAFRNPVLSTEEKKKVVLSLLDVAGGGAVEQRFCALLADKDRLPLIPAIAADFSAMLDEARGISRGVVTTAVELDDARKDSIKNKLESQTERKLELEYVIDPSIIGGIVFRVGDKVYDASLRAQLDNLRESIKRGE comes from the coding sequence GTGATTGGCAATGTCGTGTCCCGGCGTTATGCCTCGGCGCTCTTTTCCATCGGAAAAGAGGCGGGCATGGCGGAATTGGAACGCTATGGAGCGTCTCTGAGTGCTCTGGGCGAGGCTGTGGAAAAGACTCCTCAACTGGCCGAGGCTTTTCGCAATCCCGTCCTCTCCACGGAGGAGAAGAAGAAAGTGGTGCTGTCCCTGCTGGATGTGGCGGGCGGCGGCGCCGTGGAACAACGTTTTTGCGCGCTGCTGGCCGACAAGGACCGGCTGCCGCTCATTCCCGCCATCGCGGCGGATTTTTCGGCCATGCTCGACGAGGCCCGCGGCATCTCCCGCGGGGTCGTGACCACGGCCGTGGAGCTGGACGACGCGCGCAAGGACAGCATCAAGAACAAGTTGGAATCGCAGACAGAGCGCAAGCTTGAGCTTGAATACGTCATCGATCCCTCCATCATCGGAGGCATCGTCTTCCGCGTGGGAGACAAGGTGTACGACGCAAGCCTGCGCGCGCAGCTCGACAACCTCAGGGAATCCATCAAGAGGGGTGAGTAG